The Thamnophis elegans isolate rThaEle1 chromosome Z, rThaEle1.pri, whole genome shotgun sequence genome contains a region encoding:
- the AGFG2 gene encoding arf-GAP domain and FG repeat-containing protein 2 produces MAAGGGGGGGSSASGSRKPGSPRDSESEVWSRRVRELVSAEPASRLCFECGQRGVTYVDITIGSFVCTACSGALRGLNPPHRVKSISMTTFTEGEVQFLQSRGNEACRKIWLGSFDSRSSLLPDSLDPQKVKEFLQEKYEKKRWYVSPDQGKSLAAPSAQASPAGAKMGAKTPQVSEKVPPPAAQPPKKASTDLLADIGGDPFAAPPPRPAFSAFGGSGVAHPAFPGFDAFGGGPAGATFGDPLASSQSPFQSHPITAGVAQAGPFPASPASQPGVGIPSLGGGFRMGAVPSSVFGPLGQAPVLPPSSPAAVFGAPTCTNPFTSPAVTQPTLPSTNPFQTNGFSQGSFLVGSPGSFSGPFASPLPQEPLFFPTQGVVGQPHNGGSPFGARPLGPPAGYSTNPFVNPMAAAPSPPFAQAKHPPTNPFS; encoded by the exons ATggcggcgggcggcggcggcggcggcgggagctCCGCGTCCGGGTCCAGGAAGCCGGGCTCCCCGCGGGACTCGGAGTCGGAGGTGTGGTCCCGTCGCGTGCGGGAGCTGGTGAGCGCGGAGCCGGCCAGCCGCCTGTGCTTCGAGTGCGGGCAGCGCGGCGTCACCTACGTGGACATCACCATCGGCAGCTTCGTCTGCACCGCCTGCTCGGGAGCCCT CCGTGGCCTGAATCCCCCTCACCGGGTGAAGTCCATCTCCATGACCACCTTCACGGAGGGCGAGGTCCAGTTCCTCCAGTCCCGGGGAAACGAA gcctgCCGGAAGATCTGGTTGGGGTCTTTCGACTCGCGGTCGTCTCTGCTGCCGGATTCTCTGGACCCTCAGAAAGTGAAGGAGTTCCTGCAGGAGAAATACGAGAAGAAGCGATG GTACGTGTCTCCTGACCAAGGCAAAAGCCTGGCGGCTCCCAGTGCCCAGGCCTCTCCTGCAGGAGCCAAGATGGGCGCCAAGACCCCCCAG GTGTCGGAGAAAGTGCCCCCACCAGCCGCCCAGCCGCCCAAGAAGGCCAGCACAGACCTCCTGGCAGACATAGGGGGGGACCCCTTTGCAGCCCCCCCACCCAGGCCGGCCTTCTCGGCCTTTGGAG GCTCAGGAGTGGCTCATCCCGCCTTCCCCGGCTTCGACGCCTTTGGGGGAGGCCCAGCAGGGGCGACTTTTGGGGACCCCTTGGCCTCCAGCCAGAGCCCTTTCCAGAGTCACCCCATCACTGCAG GTGTCGCCCAGGCGGGGCCcttccccgcctcccctgccAGCCAGCCCGGGGTGGGCATCCCGAGCCTGGGCGGAGGCTTCCGCATGGGAGCGGTGCCAAGCAG CGTCTTCGGACCCCTCGGCCAGGCCCCCGTCCTGCCCCCCTCCAGCCCCGCTGCGGTCTTTGGGG CGCCCACCTGCACCAACCCCTTCACCAGCCCAGCGGTCACCCAGCCCACGCTCCCCTCCACCAACCCCTTCCAGACCAACGGCTTCAGCCAAG GATCCTTCCTGGTCGGCTCCCCCGGCAGCTTCTCCGGCCCCTTCGCCTCCCCCCTGCCCCAGGAGCCGCTCTTCTTCCCCACCCAGGGAGTGGTGGGCCAGCCGCACAACGGGG GGTCTCCCTTCGGAGCGAGGCCCCTGGGACCCCCTGCTGGCTACTCCACCAACCCTTTTGTG AACCCGATGGCCGCAGCACCTTCGCCCCCCTTCGCCCAGGCAAAGCACCCCCCCACCAACCCCTTCTCCTAG
- the NYAP1 gene encoding neuronal tyrosine-phosphorylated phosphoinositide-3-kinase adapter 1, producing the protein MSAGSQEALVSVFLQFIEARGCWCYGALSQTCHPQELRRLRSDMNLLYRKSGKVDWKPGKDEEPKRGSAKETSVGKVRDVASFRRHFRMGFMTMPASQEHAPHPCASSMAPRSLSCHSVGSVDRGPAEGVVGSRKPPAKPKRHPSTKLSTEARSALELMGSKKGGGPKAGVESREAARKVPPQKPKRSPNTHLSVSFDETYSGRLPGPAPAGGLQRYGRPGSHSQAKGSDAEEDEPVYIEMVGDIFRGPGPPSQGVTAAEEDSDESEAIYEEMKYPLTEEGGEPRPNGALAFPGHRPPKKEAAKAAPGSKTSPCEIPPPFPNLLQHRAPLLAFPQGKKGYKAPDGSKLPVLCHPKDTPSAPMTPQVPSHHQQRGGENPALAPSGRARSHSTPLPPQPAGQSKTEKDLPASHSMICPSAKPPPTPAPPAASASSGLPGKDKPAVSYTMVYSAVKVTTHTAPSEPKAEEIAVLQGMLCSRAAPLPACRQVQRISSLPEPPPLGMVWTYPAPCAGLKRPPAYESIKSLGTKASSAVKIQLRDRAFASIHQVVAGEECGPRPAAEDEAFGWMLHRRAGLRKGKEADKPPDGPQTWEGSEAAQPKLEKEEKVVPAHPQSSIPVRAPPLECLAAKTPGGSRTNLPIPCQTFPACHRNGDLTGGYLLGRSASTSGVRQAVTHTQRLCSHSRDPGSPALPYAPLPPPEALQGSRERDGKLLEVIERKRCLCKEIKARHRPPERSLCKQESMPILPSWRRSTESRKSGTPPCRRQQTVLWDTAI; encoded by the exons ATGAGCGCCGGTTCCCAGGAAGCCCTGGTCTCCGTCTTCCTGCAGTTCATCGAGGCCCGGGGCTGCTGGTGCTACGGGGCGCTGAGCCAGACCTGCCACCCCCAGGAGCTGCGGCGGCTGCGGAGCGACATGAACCTGCTCTACCGGAAGAGCGGCAAGGTGGACTGGAAGCCGGGCAAGGACGAGGAGCCCAAGCGGGG gtCAGCCAAGGAGACCAGCGTGGGGAAAGTGCGCGACGTGGCCTCCTTCCGCCGGCATTTCAGGATGGGCTTCATGACCATGCCCGCCTCCCAGGAGCACGCCCCGCACCCTTGTGCCAGCAGCATGGCGCCCCGCTCCCTCTCCTGCCACTCGGTGGGCAGTGTGGACAGAGGCCCCGCCGAGGGGGTGGTGGGATCTCGCAAGCCGCCCGCCAAGCCCAAGCGTCACCCCAGTACGAAGCTCAGCACGGAGGCCCGAAGCGCCCTGGAGCTGATGGGAAGCAAGAAAGGAG GGGGCCCGAAGGCCGGGGTGGAGAGCCGAGAGGCCGCCCGCAAGGTCCCTCCACAGAAGCCGAAACGCAGCCCCAACACGCATCTCTCCGTCTCCTTCGACGAGACCTACTCCGGGCGCCTCCCGGGTCCTGCTCCAGCGGGCGGCCTGCAGCGCTACGGCCGGCCCGGGTCGCACAGCCAGGCCAAGGGCTCCGATGCCGAGGAGGACGAGCCGGTCTATATCGAGATGGTGGGGGACATTTTCCGGGGCCCCGGGCCTCCCTCGCAAGGAGTCACGGCTGCGGAGGAGGACTCGGACGAGAGCGAGGCCATTTACGAAGAAATGAAGTACCCGCTGACCGAGGAAGGGGGGGAGCCCCGCCCCAACGGAGCCCTGGCCTTCCCCGGGCATCGGCCGCCTAAGAAGGAGGCCGCGAAGGCCGCGCCCGGCAGCAAGACCTCCCCCTGCGAGATCCCGCCCCCCTTCCCCAACCTCCTGCAGCACCGGGCCCCCCTGCTGGCCTTCCCCCAGGGCAAGAAGGGATATAAAGCCCCCGACGGCTCCAAGCTGCCCGTCCTGTGCCACCCCAAGGACACCCCCTCGGCCCCCATGACCCCCCAGGTGCCCAGCCATCACCAGCAGCGGGGGGGCGAGAACCCGGCCCTGGCGCCTTCCGGACGGGCTCGCAGCCACTCCACGCCGCTGCCCCCACAGCCGGCCGGGCAGAGCAAGACGGAGAAGGACCTGCCCGCCTCTCACAGCATGATCTGCCCCTCCGCGAAGCCGCCCCCCACCCCGGCCCCGCCAGCGGCCTCCGCCTCCTCCGGGCTGCCGGGGAAAGACAAGCCGGCCGTCTCCTACACCATGGTCTACTCGGCGGTCAAGGTCACCACCCACACGGCGCCCTCCGAGCCGAAGGCCGAGGAGATCGCGGTGCTGCAGGGCATGCTGTGCAGCCGGGCGGCCCCCTTGCCCGCTTGCCGGCAGGTGCAGCGCATTTCCTCGTTGCCCGAGCCGCCCCCGCTGGGCATGGTCTGGACTTACCCGGCGCCTTGCGCGGGGCTGAAGCGCCCCCCGGCCTACGAGAGCATCAAGAGCCTGGGCACCAAGGCCTCCTCGGCCGTGAAAATCCAGCTGCGGGACAGGGCCTTCGCCAGCATCCACCAGGTGGTGGCCGGGGAGGAGTGCGGCCCCCGGCCGGCCGCAGAGGACGAGGCCTTCGGCTGGATGCTGCACAGGAGGGCCGGCCTGCGGAAGGGGAAGGAGGCCGACA AGCCCCCAGACGGACCCCAGACGTGGGAGGGCAGCGAAGCGGCTCAGCCCAaactggagaaggaggagaaggttgTGCCCGCCCACCCACAGTCCAGCATCCCGGTCCGTGCGCCCCCTCTGGAGTGCCTGGCAGCCAAGACGCCCGGCGGCAGCAGGACCAACCTGCCCATCCCCTGCCAAACCTTCCCTGCCTGTCACCGCAACGGAG ATCTCACTGGCGGTTACCTCCTGGGCCGCTCGGCCTCCACCTCGGGCGTCCGGCAGGCTGTGACCCACACGCAGAGGCTCTGCAGCCACTCCAGGGACCCAGGCAGCCCg GCCTTGCCCTACGCCCCGCTTCCCCCGCCGGAGGCTCTGCAGGGCTCGCGGGAGAGGGACGGGAAGCTGCTGGAGGTGATCGAGCGCAAACGCTGCCTCTGCAAGGAGATCAAAGCCCGGCACCGGCCCCCCGAGCGCAGCCTCTGCAAGCAGGAGAGCATGCCCATCCTGCCCAGCTGGCGGAGGAGCACGGAGAGCCGCAAGTCGGGCACGCCGCCCTGCCGCCGCCAGCAGACGGTGCTCTGGGACACGGCCATCTGA